A genomic window from Bradyrhizobium lupini includes:
- a CDS encoding DMT family transporter, whose amino-acid sequence MTIASPAPPASNPASWLNNQPYLLLSLSSLFWAGNIVLARHVGAHVPPLTVTTIRWFGVFLILLPFAWPHLKRDWPNLRKSLPLMLFLSLVGFAFNNAISYWAMQYTEALNALLIQSAGPLFVALWSLVLFGVRLTGAQLAGIGISLLGVLIIILRGDLAALASISFNRGDIMFASSLVAFGIYSAFIPRRPKIHQLSFLSFTTCCGATMLLPTAIWEAWSGRVLQLDGVTLATLGYILIFPSTLAYLFFNRGVALIGPNRAAPFFHLVPVFGSAMAILLLGEKIQPFHLIGYLLVLAGVVIASRQGSAVK is encoded by the coding sequence ATGACGATCGCTTCGCCCGCGCCACCGGCCTCCAATCCGGCCAGTTGGCTCAACAACCAGCCTTATCTGCTGCTCAGCCTGAGCTCGCTGTTCTGGGCCGGCAACATCGTGCTCGCGCGCCACGTCGGCGCGCATGTACCGCCGCTGACGGTGACCACGATCCGCTGGTTCGGCGTGTTCCTGATCCTCCTGCCCTTCGCCTGGCCGCATCTGAAGCGCGACTGGCCGAATCTGCGCAAGAGCCTGCCGCTGATGCTGTTCCTGTCGCTGGTGGGCTTTGCCTTCAACAACGCGATCTCGTACTGGGCGATGCAGTACACGGAAGCGCTGAACGCGCTGCTGATCCAGTCGGCCGGACCGTTGTTCGTGGCGCTGTGGTCGCTGGTGCTGTTCGGCGTGCGGCTGACCGGTGCGCAGCTCGCCGGCATCGGGATCTCGCTTCTCGGCGTGCTGATCATCATCCTGCGCGGCGATCTCGCCGCGCTCGCGAGCATCAGCTTCAACAGGGGCGACATCATGTTCGCCTCCTCGCTGGTGGCGTTCGGGATCTACTCTGCCTTCATCCCGCGGCGGCCCAAGATCCACCAGCTCTCCTTTCTCTCCTTCACCACCTGCTGCGGCGCGACGATGCTGCTGCCGACCGCGATCTGGGAGGCCTGGAGTGGTCGCGTCCTGCAACTCGACGGGGTGACGCTAGCGACGCTGGGCTACATCCTGATCTTTCCCTCGACGCTGGCCTATCTGTTCTTCAACCGGGGCGTGGCGCTGATCGGCCCGAACCGCGCCGCGCCGTTCTTCCATCTGGTGCCGGTGTTCGGCTCGGCGATGGCGATCCTGCTGCTCGGCGAAAAGATTCAGCCCTTCCACCTGATCGGCTACCTGCTGGTGCTCGCCGGCGTCGTGATCGCCTCGCGCCAGGGTTCTGCGGTGAAGTAA
- a CDS encoding DUF1330 domain-containing protein: protein MLNIDGLDRLDRHAPVVMLNLMRFHAHSGDGDGSGWDAYLRYSAVTVPMIKARGGTLLWTGEARAVALGPQQGNDWDFAALVYYPTVTAFIDMMTSKAYETEADPHRVNACAEHVIFATSEAYSKFKMK from the coding sequence ATGTTGAACATCGATGGCCTTGATCGGCTCGATCGGCATGCACCGGTGGTGATGTTGAACCTGATGCGCTTCCACGCGCACTCCGGCGACGGCGACGGTTCCGGCTGGGACGCCTATCTGCGCTACAGTGCGGTCACAGTGCCGATGATCAAGGCACGCGGCGGCACGCTGCTCTGGACCGGCGAGGCCAGGGCCGTCGCGCTCGGCCCGCAGCAGGGCAACGACTGGGATTTCGCGGCGCTGGTCTATTATCCCACCGTCACGGCTTTCATCGACATGATGACCTCGAAGGCCTACGAGACGGAGGCTGATCCGCACCGCGTCAACGCCTGCGCCGAGCACGTCATCTTTGCGACCAGCGAAGCGTACAGCAAGTTCAAGATGAAGTAG
- a CDS encoding TetR/AcrR family transcriptional regulator has protein sequence MPKRNYVSSARASAAAATRERIIAAGARLLREDASIANFSLDVVAKAAGVTRLTVYNQFGSRRGLLEAVFDDIAHQGGLFELAEVMTMADPRAALDRVIEIFCTFWGRDPAIGGLNQAIATDPEFGEALIERNERRRELLTALLSRIVGKHAAKRAMRDTVDLIFVLTSYPTFAALSRQRSTEEVCRLLQTACHAAVDGLK, from the coding sequence ATGCCGAAGCGCAATTATGTGAGCTCCGCGCGGGCTTCCGCGGCGGCGGCGACGCGCGAGCGCATCATCGCGGCCGGCGCGCGACTCCTACGCGAGGACGCGAGCATTGCGAACTTCTCCCTCGACGTGGTCGCCAAGGCGGCCGGCGTCACGCGATTGACCGTCTACAACCAGTTCGGATCGCGGCGGGGATTGCTGGAGGCCGTGTTCGACGACATCGCGCACCAGGGCGGACTGTTCGAACTGGCCGAGGTGATGACGATGGCGGATCCGCGCGCCGCGCTCGACCGCGTCATCGAAATCTTCTGTACGTTCTGGGGGCGCGATCCCGCCATCGGTGGGCTCAACCAGGCCATCGCGACCGATCCGGAATTCGGCGAGGCGCTGATCGAGCGTAACGAGCGACGGCGCGAATTGCTGACCGCGCTGCTGTCGCGGATCGTGGGCAAGCACGCGGCAAAGCGCGCCATGCGGGACACGGTTGATTTGATCTTCGTGCTGACGAGTTATCCGACGTTTGCAGCGCTGAGCCGGCAGCGGTCGACGGAGGAGGTCTGTCGCTTGCTGCAGACGGCGTGCCACGCGGCTGTGGACGGGCTGAAGTAA
- a CDS encoding VOC family protein: MSKMILVNLPVRDLAASTAFYVALGGAVNPQFSGANSTSLMFTDAIGVMLLTHDRYREFTSREIGDARRHSQAMFALTVDDRDAVDATLARAVAAGGRADPNPAQDLGFMYNRHIEDPDGYVWEMVWMNPSTNA; this comes from the coding sequence ATGTCCAAGATGATTCTGGTCAACCTGCCGGTACGCGATCTCGCCGCATCGACAGCGTTCTACGTAGCCCTGGGTGGCGCGGTGAATCCTCAATTCTCCGGAGCAAATTCGACGTCGCTCATGTTCACGGACGCGATCGGCGTGATGCTGCTGACCCACGACCGGTATCGTGAATTCACCAGCCGCGAGATCGGCGACGCGCGGCGCCACAGCCAGGCTATGTTCGCTCTCACGGTCGACGACCGCGATGCCGTCGATGCAACGCTGGCGCGCGCGGTGGCTGCGGGCGGTCGCGCCGATCCCAATCCGGCGCAGGATCTCGGCTTCATGTACAACCGACACATTGAAGACCCCGATGGCTATGTTTGGGAGATGGTGTGGATGAACCCGTCGACAAACGCTTGA
- a CDS encoding DMT family transporter, with product MSATDETTGAATSGHNWIANQPYLLLSITALCWAGNAIVGRLAAGHIPPVTLSFLRWFFAFLLVLPFAWKHLAQDWPAIRGRLGLMVTLSITGIGAFNTLQYWALEHTQALNTLLLQSAAPLVVALWSLAILGVRLTVAQAFGVLLSMCGVLIILLHGDFTTLSNIDFNKGDLIFVVALIIFALYSVLTLKRPPMHGLSFLAFTFGCGAACLIPLEMWELSARPVMKLDGPNLLTLFYVAVFPSTLAYLCFNRGVRLIGANRAAPFFHVVPVFGSIMAMAFLGEHPQAFHFIGFALVLAGVFVASRKQAS from the coding sequence ATGTCCGCCACCGACGAGACCACCGGCGCCGCCACGTCCGGCCACAACTGGATCGCCAACCAGCCTTATCTGCTGCTCAGCATCACCGCGCTGTGCTGGGCCGGCAATGCCATCGTCGGCCGGCTCGCCGCCGGTCACATCCCGCCGGTGACGCTGTCGTTCCTGCGCTGGTTCTTCGCCTTCCTGCTGGTGCTGCCGTTCGCCTGGAAACACCTTGCGCAGGACTGGCCCGCGATCCGCGGCAGGCTCGGCCTGATGGTCACGCTCTCGATCACCGGCATCGGCGCCTTCAACACGCTGCAATATTGGGCGCTGGAGCATACGCAGGCGCTCAACACTCTCCTCTTGCAATCCGCCGCGCCGCTGGTCGTGGCGCTGTGGTCGCTCGCCATCCTCGGCGTCCGCCTCACCGTAGCGCAGGCCTTCGGCGTGCTGCTGTCGATGTGCGGCGTGCTGATCATCCTGCTGCATGGCGACTTCACCACGCTGTCGAACATCGACTTCAACAAGGGCGACCTCATCTTTGTCGTCGCGCTGATCATCTTCGCGCTCTATTCGGTGCTGACCTTGAAGCGGCCCCCGATGCACGGCCTGTCGTTCCTCGCCTTCACGTTCGGCTGCGGTGCTGCCTGTCTCATTCCGCTGGAGATGTGGGAGTTGTCCGCGCGTCCCGTGATGAAGCTCGACGGGCCGAACCTCCTGACCCTGTTCTATGTCGCGGTATTCCCCTCGACGCTCGCCTATCTCTGCTTCAATCGCGGTGTCCGCCTGATCGGCGCCAACCGCGCCGCGCCGTTCTTCCATGTCGTGCCGGTGTTCGGCTCGATCATGGCAATGGCGTTTCTGGGCGAGCACCCGCAGGCGTTCCACTTCATCGGCTTCGCGCTGGTGCTGGCCGGCGTGTTCGTGGCGTCACGGAAGCAGGCGAGCTAG
- a CDS encoding adenylosuccinate synthase: MANVVVVGAQWGDEGKGKIVDWLSEQADIVVRFQGGHNAGHTLVINGKTYKLALLPSGVLREQKLSVIGNGVVFDPAAFLDEVTKLRSQGVAVGPDNLRVAENVTLILPLHRELDAHRESANAATAIGTTRRGIGPAYEDKVGRRAIRLMDLADLDTLPHKIDRLLAHHNALRRGLGLPEFDGKEIVKELTALAPQLLPYAETVWRLLDIKRREGKRMLFEGAQGALLDVDHGTYPYVTSSNTVAAQAATGSGLGPAAVGYVLGLCKAYTTRVGQGPFPTEQDNETGRKIGERGREFGTNTGRPRRCGWFDAVLVRQAVRTCGINGLALTKLDILDGFDSIEVCTGYRLDGKEIDHFPAGEGAQARVEPIYETIEGWKEPTANARSWAQLPAQAIKYVRRIEELVGCPVALLSTSPEREDTILVQNPFEA, encoded by the coding sequence ATGGCCAATGTTGTCGTCGTCGGCGCCCAGTGGGGCGACGAAGGAAAGGGCAAGATCGTCGACTGGTTGTCGGAGCAGGCGGACATCGTCGTCCGTTTCCAGGGCGGCCACAACGCCGGCCACACGCTGGTGATCAACGGCAAGACCTACAAGCTGGCGCTGCTGCCCTCGGGCGTGCTGCGCGAGCAGAAGCTGTCGGTGATCGGCAACGGCGTCGTGTTCGATCCCGCCGCCTTCCTCGACGAGGTCACCAAGCTGCGGTCGCAGGGCGTCGCGGTCGGCCCGGACAATCTGCGGGTCGCCGAGAACGTCACCCTGATCCTGCCGCTGCACCGCGAACTCGACGCGCATCGCGAATCCGCCAATGCGGCGACCGCGATCGGCACCACCCGCCGTGGCATTGGCCCGGCCTACGAGGATAAGGTCGGCCGCCGCGCCATCCGCCTGATGGACCTCGCCGATCTCGACACCCTGCCGCACAAGATCGACCGGCTGCTGGCGCATCACAACGCATTGCGCCGCGGCCTCGGCCTGCCGGAGTTCGACGGCAAGGAGATCGTGAAGGAATTGACCGCGCTCGCGCCGCAGCTCCTGCCCTATGCCGAGACGGTGTGGCGGCTGCTCGACATCAAGCGGCGCGAGGGCAAGCGCATGTTGTTCGAAGGCGCGCAAGGCGCCCTGCTCGACGTCGATCACGGCACCTACCCTTACGTCACCTCGTCCAACACGGTGGCGGCGCAGGCGGCGACCGGCTCGGGCCTCGGCCCCGCCGCGGTCGGCTATGTGCTCGGCCTCTGCAAGGCCTATACGACCCGCGTCGGCCAGGGCCCGTTCCCGACCGAGCAGGACAACGAGACCGGCCGCAAGATCGGCGAGCGCGGCCGCGAGTTCGGCACCAATACCGGGCGGCCCCGCCGTTGCGGCTGGTTCGATGCGGTTCTGGTTCGCCAGGCGGTCCGGACCTGCGGCATCAACGGTCTGGCGCTGACCAAGCTCGACATCCTCGACGGCTTCGATTCGATCGAGGTCTGCACCGGCTACAGGCTGGACGGCAAGGAGATCGATCATTTCCCGGCGGGCGAAGGCGCCCAGGCCCGGGTCGAGCCGATCTACGAGACCATCGAGGGCTGGAAGGAGCCGACCGCCAATGCGCGGTCCTGGGCCCAGCTGCCGGCCCAGGCGATCAAATATGTCCGCCGGATCGAGGAATTGGTGGGGTGCCCGGTGGCGCTGCTTTCCACCAGCCCCGAACGCGAGGATACTATCCTGGTACAAAATCCGTTTGAGGCTTAA
- a CDS encoding cysteine rich repeat-containing protein: MSRKLFFLATIALTAVSGLSNAPALAQGHMGSPQEQQACSRDASRFCRKDLGNDGAVQACLQANRAKLSRSCSKVFQSHGM; this comes from the coding sequence ATGTCCCGCAAACTGTTCTTCCTGGCGACGATCGCACTGACGGCCGTGAGCGGCCTGTCGAACGCGCCCGCTCTCGCACAAGGCCATATGGGTTCGCCGCAGGAGCAGCAGGCCTGTTCGCGGGACGCCTCGCGCTTCTGCCGCAAGGACCTCGGCAATGACGGTGCGGTGCAGGCCTGCCTGCAAGCCAACCGGGCCAAACTGTCGCGGTCTTGCAGCAAGGTCTTTCAGAGCCACGGCATGTGA
- a CDS encoding DUF5413 family protein produces MKRYLVFALVGPFVGGFLLLLTTTYQSGYWTQTSLAEVGKLFAVFFKSLQYSYLFGFLPSLMIGAVDDILVHVRRIGPVLRMLLVGVFAFILASLTYSSRGPDSGAVQFILYGLVGFVPAVISSWLVHKYVAEPQPAAAQT; encoded by the coding sequence ATGAAACGCTATCTCGTGTTTGCGCTGGTCGGCCCGTTCGTGGGCGGGTTCCTGCTGCTGCTGACGACGACCTATCAGTCCGGCTATTGGACCCAGACCAGTCTCGCTGAGGTCGGCAAGCTGTTCGCGGTGTTCTTCAAATCCTTGCAATACAGTTATCTGTTCGGCTTCCTGCCCTCGCTGATGATCGGTGCGGTCGACGATATCCTGGTCCACGTCCGCCGGATCGGCCCGGTGCTGCGGATGCTGCTGGTCGGCGTGTTCGCCTTCATCCTGGCCTCGCTGACCTACAGCTCGCGCGGGCCGGACTCGGGCGCGGTGCAGTTCATCCTGTACGGCCTCGTCGGGTTCGTGCCGGCGGTGATTTCATCCTGGCTCGTGCATAAATATGTCGCGGAGCCGCAGCCGGCGGCGGCACAGACTTGA
- a CDS encoding DUF4112 domain-containing protein: protein MTMSDDDILAPRRSRSGSRSGAASSGTDGRGPIIDQDGHEIRPETLGQGFREFRFEFGKDSPFAGNSFGNLTREQRIARIEAIAKLLDVAFVLPGTNIRYGIDGLIGLIPVVGDIITTAISLWLVQEARALGAPWYITARMLGNVALDGVVGIVPFAGDAFDVMFRANMRNVRLLRRWLDKQPRI from the coding sequence ATGACCATGTCCGATGACGATATTCTTGCTCCGCGTCGATCCCGTTCGGGAAGCCGCTCGGGTGCGGCCTCTTCGGGCACCGACGGGCGTGGGCCGATCATCGATCAGGACGGTCACGAGATCCGGCCCGAAACGCTGGGGCAGGGCTTTCGCGAATTTCGCTTCGAGTTCGGGAAGGACAGTCCCTTCGCCGGCAACTCGTTTGGCAATCTAACGCGCGAGCAGCGGATCGCGCGGATCGAGGCGATCGCAAAGCTGCTCGACGTCGCCTTCGTGCTGCCCGGAACCAACATCCGCTATGGCATCGATGGGTTGATCGGGTTGATCCCCGTCGTCGGCGACATCATCACCACCGCGATCTCGCTCTGGCTGGTGCAAGAGGCGAGGGCGCTCGGGGCGCCCTGGTACATCACCGCGCGCATGCTCGGAAATGTCGCCCTCGACGGCGTCGTCGGCATCGTCCCGTTCGCGGGCGACGCATTCGACGTCATGTTCCGTGCCAACATGCGCAACGTGCGCCTGCTCCGCCGCTGGCTCGACAAGCAGCCTCGCATCTGA
- a CDS encoding DUF3309 family protein: MTLGTILIILVIIYLVGGLSGRFGGYGYGMGHSGMGIGGLVLVVLLVLLLLGKL, translated from the coding sequence ATGACGCTTGGGACCATCCTGATCATCCTGGTGATCATTTATCTCGTCGGCGGCCTGTCGGGCCGCTTCGGCGGCTACGGCTACGGAATGGGTCATTCCGGCATGGGGATCGGCGGCCTCGTCCTGGTGGTGCTGCTCGTGCTGCTGCTCCTTGGCAAGCTGTAG
- the msrB gene encoding peptide-methionine (R)-S-oxide reductase MsrB — protein MPDTKTKTTDDKVIKSEEQWRSELSPMQFAVLREKATERPFSGEYEHDHRAGTYTCAGCGNVLFESDAKFDSGCGWPSFTQPAVEGHIEEERDVSHGMIRTEVLCAKCSGHLGHVFPDGPGPTGLRYCINSAALKLEPK, from the coding sequence ATGCCCGACACCAAGACGAAAACCACGGATGACAAGGTCATCAAGAGCGAAGAGCAATGGCGCAGCGAGTTGTCGCCGATGCAATTCGCGGTGCTGCGCGAGAAGGCGACCGAGCGTCCCTTCTCCGGCGAATATGAGCACGACCACCGCGCCGGCACCTACACCTGCGCCGGGTGCGGCAACGTGCTGTTCGAGTCCGACGCGAAGTTCGATTCCGGCTGCGGCTGGCCGAGCTTCACCCAACCCGCCGTCGAGGGCCATATCGAAGAGGAGCGGGACGTCAGCCACGGCATGATCCGTACCGAGGTGCTGTGCGCCAAGTGCAGCGGTCATCTCGGCCATGTCTTCCCCGACGGCCCGGGACCGACGGGCTTGCGTTACTGCATCAATTCCGCCGCGCTGAAGCTCGAACCCAAATAA
- a CDS encoding caspase family protein produces MLRVASLTLVVVLAILAGWSSLAAAEPQPGDDLAICRDRQADAQARAQACDKLLNADRLTGKDKAIALSVRGNTLLNKRDYGHAIETLSMAVDLDPDNVVTLNLRGLAYERTGQDDHAMADYDLALQKRPTYGVPYNNRGVIQLRRGALQSALDDFNLSIKYAPRFLLGYTNRARVRTLMQDFDGAIADFAEAEKIEPAAQQITGNRCITYGMMGKFDQAFADCNGLIEKQPKNTYAINNRADVNMLKGDFDAALKDYNTAIQINPNNVRAHSGRGQIYERKKDLAQARADYRAAAYSLTKFDELDVARARAIAQERLAALTPQAPAGSTGRRVALVIGNGAYKNVHALPNPPRDSKMIAAALRDVGFQTVISVSDLTRDKFFEALQTFAAEAEKADWAVVYYAGHGFEIGGVNYLVPVDAKLAADRDAETQAVALEQVIAAVGAARKVRLVMLDACRDNPFAPTMQRTLSLKLVDKGFSNIEPGAGFMVVYAAKHGETAMDGDGGADSPFATALAREIKMPRVEIRKLFDIVRDDVWLVTKHEQQPFSYGSPPGREDFYFVAGK; encoded by the coding sequence ATGCTGCGCGTGGCATCCCTGACCCTCGTCGTCGTGCTCGCCATCCTGGCCGGCTGGAGCTCGCTCGCGGCGGCCGAACCGCAACCCGGCGACGACCTCGCCATTTGCCGCGACCGCCAGGCGGATGCACAGGCGAGGGCGCAGGCCTGCGACAAGCTGCTCAACGCCGACCGGCTCACCGGCAAGGACAAGGCCATCGCGCTCTCCGTGCGCGGTAACACACTGCTCAACAAGCGCGACTACGGCCACGCCATCGAGACCTTGTCCATGGCCGTCGACCTCGATCCCGACAACGTCGTCACGCTCAATTTGCGCGGCCTCGCCTATGAGCGGACGGGCCAGGACGATCATGCGATGGCGGACTACGACCTCGCGCTCCAGAAGCGCCCGACCTACGGTGTCCCCTACAACAACCGCGGCGTCATCCAGTTGCGCCGGGGTGCGCTGCAAAGCGCGCTCGACGATTTCAACCTGTCGATCAAATACGCGCCCAGGTTCCTGCTCGGCTACACCAACCGCGCCCGCGTGCGCACGCTGATGCAGGATTTTGACGGCGCGATTGCCGATTTCGCGGAGGCCGAGAAGATCGAACCGGCCGCGCAGCAGATCACCGGCAACCGCTGCATCACCTACGGCATGATGGGCAAGTTCGACCAGGCCTTCGCCGACTGCAACGGCCTAATCGAGAAGCAGCCGAAGAACACGTACGCGATCAACAATCGCGCCGACGTCAACATGTTGAAGGGCGATTTCGACGCCGCGCTGAAGGACTACAACACGGCCATCCAGATCAACCCGAACAACGTCCGGGCACATTCAGGTCGCGGCCAGATCTACGAGCGCAAGAAGGATCTCGCCCAGGCCCGTGCCGACTATCGTGCGGCGGCCTATTCGCTGACGAAGTTCGACGAGCTCGACGTCGCGCGCGCCCGCGCGATCGCGCAGGAGCGATTGGCCGCGCTGACCCCGCAGGCACCGGCCGGATCCACGGGGCGCCGTGTGGCGCTGGTGATCGGGAACGGCGCCTACAAGAACGTCCACGCCTTGCCCAATCCGCCACGCGACTCGAAAATGATCGCAGCCGCGCTGCGCGATGTCGGCTTCCAGACCGTGATATCCGTCAGCGACCTCACCCGCGACAAGTTCTTCGAAGCGTTGCAGACGTTTGCCGCCGAGGCGGAGAAGGCGGATTGGGCGGTGGTCTATTATGCCGGCCACGGGTTCGAGATCGGCGGCGTGAATTATCTCGTTCCCGTCGACGCCAAGCTCGCCGCCGACAGGGACGCCGAGACCCAGGCGGTCGCGCTGGAGCAGGTGATCGCGGCGGTGGGCGCTGCGCGAAAAGTGCGTCTGGTGATGCTGGATGCCTGTCGCGACAATCCGTTCGCGCCGACCATGCAGCGCACGCTGTCGCTCAAGCTCGTGGACAAGGGCTTTTCCAACATCGAGCCGGGCGCCGGCTTCATGGTGGTCTACGCCGCCAAGCACGGCGAGACCGCGATGGATGGCGACGGCGGCGCCGACAGCCCGTTCGCCACCGCGCTCGCTCGCGAGATCAAGATGCCGCGCGTCGAGATCCGAAAACTGTTCGACATCGTTCGCGACGATGTCTGGCTTGTGACCAAGCACGAGCAGCAGCCGTTTTCCTACGGCTCGCCGCCGGGGCGCGAGGATTTTTATTTCGTCGCGGGGAAGTGA
- a CDS encoding ATP-dependent RecD-like DNA helicase has translation MATFTPHQDAALKAVGDWLKAKPGRNGTPPVFRLFGYAGTGKTTLARHIADGVDGEVKFAAFTGKAALVMRNKGCDEASTIHSLIYRTRESGEEQPSFELWDDAPASKAKLIVIDECSMVDAELGRDLMSFDCPLLVLGDPAQLPPIQGGGFFTNTEPDAMLTEVHRQAQDDPIVRMSMDVREGRELDIGRYGESEVVSRKELDPDRVMAADQVLVGRNNTRRAYNMRVRQRQNIEDIFPVAGDKLVCLRNNRKKGLFNGGLWRVKSRNTSRSKSRILSMRLSPDEDLGHKVTKVSVRADCFEGGVEAIAWEQRKPYDEFDYGYVLTVHKSQGSQWDDVVLFDESFAFQESRARWLYTGITRAAKRLSIVV, from the coding sequence ATGGCCACATTCACCCCGCATCAGGATGCCGCGCTCAAGGCCGTTGGCGACTGGCTCAAGGCCAAACCCGGCCGCAACGGCACGCCGCCGGTGTTCCGCCTGTTCGGCTATGCCGGCACCGGCAAGACCACGCTGGCGCGGCACATCGCCGACGGCGTCGACGGCGAGGTGAAGTTCGCCGCCTTCACCGGCAAGGCGGCGCTGGTCATGCGCAACAAGGGGTGCGACGAAGCCTCCACCATCCATTCGCTGATCTACCGCACCCGCGAATCCGGTGAGGAGCAGCCCAGCTTCGAGCTGTGGGACGACGCCCCGGCCTCCAAGGCCAAGCTGATCGTGATCGACGAATGCTCGATGGTCGATGCCGAACTGGGCCGCGACCTGATGTCGTTCGACTGCCCGCTGCTGGTGCTGGGCGATCCCGCGCAGCTGCCGCCGATCCAGGGCGGCGGCTTCTTCACCAATACCGAGCCCGACGCGATGCTGACCGAGGTGCACCGCCAGGCCCAGGACGATCCGATCGTGCGGATGTCGATGGACGTCCGCGAGGGCCGCGAGCTCGACATCGGCCGCTACGGCGAGAGCGAGGTGGTGTCGCGCAAGGAGCTCGACCCTGATCGCGTCATGGCCGCCGACCAGGTGCTGGTCGGCCGCAACAACACGCGACGCGCGTACAACATGCGGGTGCGCCAGCGCCAGAACATCGAGGACATCTTCCCCGTCGCCGGCGACAAGCTGGTCTGCCTGCGCAACAACCGCAAGAAGGGCCTGTTCAACGGCGGGCTGTGGCGCGTGAAGTCGCGCAACACCTCGCGCTCGAAATCCCGGATTCTCAGCATGAGACTGTCGCCGGACGAGGATCTCGGCCACAAGGTGACCAAGGTCTCGGTGCGCGCCGATTGCTTCGAGGGCGGCGTCGAGGCGATCGCCTGGGAGCAGCGCAAGCCCTATGACGAGTTCGACTACGGCTACGTGCTGACCGTGCACAAGTCGCAGGGCTCGCAATGGGACGACGTCGTGCTGTTCGACGAGAGCTTTGCGTTTCAGGAGAGCCGGGCGAGGTGGCTGTACACGGGCATCACGCGGGCGGCGAAGCGGCTGAGCATCGTGGTTTGA
- a CDS encoding NapC/NirT family cytochrome c yields the protein MTTTADEPGEGLKARRGFVARSWDFARELWQVLIRPSSVFGLGVLVLAGFMAGVIFWGGFNTALELTNTEKFCTGCHEMKDNVFAELKSTIHFANRSGVRATCPDCHVPHNWTDKIARKMQASKEVWGKIFGTIDTREKFQDHRLELAAHEWARFKSNDSLECRNCHSADSMDITKQSPRASVAHQRFLFTKEKTCIDCHKGIAHHLPDMRGVPGWQ from the coding sequence ATGACGACGACCGCTGATGAACCCGGCGAGGGACTGAAGGCCAGACGCGGCTTCGTCGCGCGAAGCTGGGACTTCGCGCGCGAGCTCTGGCAGGTGCTGATCCGTCCGAGCTCGGTGTTCGGGCTCGGCGTGCTGGTGCTGGCGGGCTTCATGGCCGGCGTGATCTTCTGGGGCGGCTTCAACACCGCGCTGGAATTGACCAACACCGAAAAATTTTGCACCGGCTGCCACGAGATGAAGGACAACGTCTTCGCCGAGCTGAAGTCGACCATCCATTTCGCCAACCGCTCCGGCGTGCGCGCGACCTGTCCGGATTGCCACGTGCCGCACAACTGGACCGACAAGATCGCCCGCAAGATGCAGGCCTCCAAGGAGGTCTGGGGCAAGATCTTCGGCACGATCGACACCCGCGAGAAATTCCAGGATCACCGGCTCGAACTGGCGGCGCATGAATGGGCGCGCTTCAAGTCCAACGATTCGCTGGAATGCCGGAACTGCCACAGCGCCGATTCCATGGACATCACCAAGCAGTCGCCGCGCGCCTCGGTCGCGCACCAGCGCTTCCTGTTCACCAAGGAAAAGACCTGCATCGACTGCCACAAGGGCATCGCCCACCATCTGCCCGACATGCGCGGCGTTCCCGGCTGGCAATAG